A window of the Lactuca sativa cultivar Salinas chromosome 7, Lsat_Salinas_v11, whole genome shotgun sequence genome harbors these coding sequences:
- the LOC111912016 gene encoding receptor-like protein 7, which produces MAPYSNHFNMLQIISLLYILITVSCARSSLSHDEECSALFQFKQSMIHQDDEALCSASWFQTFHSWKPTSNASIVGFDCCSWHGVECRNGDAYGHVIGLDLSESFLCGHINSNTTIFNLVHLQSLNLAMNNFHESQIPSEIARLKQLRSLNLSYCGFSGQIPIEISQMMHLSSLDLSRNPLELHTPSMENLMQNLTRLEELDLSLVDISSSIPHFLVNFSSLRLLRLYNCSLRNEFPIAIFELPKLKILNVALNPNLIGYLPEFRNNNLLDLRLSRCSFSGRIPRSLSNLTQLTFLTLGGNKFTGFIPSLVGLSELNALELNGNNFEKGQLPDWLGKLTKLNQLYLSDNNLNGEIPSFLANLTKLSVLSLGLNSLNGHIPSSFFNLTQLTMLDLQGNHLQGPISSSFSKFRGLRVLRLNYNSFIGRVDLDIFLGLNKLEVLMLGDNKISLVPSDNYTISTLPQMKDLQLSSCNLKIFPSFLRHQNRMRTLILDRNKIEGRVPIWIWNNSQETLQMIDLSFNSITGFHKHPNFLTWEYLEGFIIRNNHVQGQIPIPPQTIVFYDVSNNNMSGEIPSLLCEMKSLRQLDLSSNNMSGTLPSCFDSLSNSLVDLNLRGNKFHGTMMDAFMHGSMLESIDLSENRFMGQLPRSLTNCTNLEVLSLGDNSFHGDFPFWLGTLSNLQVLVLRSNKFYGPIQGSTSVSSQFSNLRIIDLSNNNFSGELDQSYFRTWNAMKSVYVGESSALGIGMNFEAGYSKSSYSMTLIHKGVRTNYEKILTIFMAIDLSCNHFEGEIPLSLQDLRGLESLNLSNNHFSGGVLPSLGYLKNLESLDLSRNKLLGEIPQQLVELGFLSIFNVSFNNLEGRIPHGKQFDTFENNSYMGNSRLCGQPLSKECQDSKASQLPPTTRDTYESEFESLLPNERIDWIIVFCGVGSGLVVGVVIGNFLYTRYSHRFTKRKEIWVRPLRNTRRNQGVS; this is translated from the exons ATGGCTCCATACTCGAATCACTTCAACATGTTGCAAATCATCTCCCTTCTATATATTTTAATCACAGTCTCATGTGCTAGATCATCTCTAAGCCATGATGAAGAGTGTTCAGCCTTGTTTCAGTTTAAGCAAAGCATGATTCATCAAGATGATGAAGCACTTTGTAGTGCTAGTTGGTTTCAAACTTTCCACTCATGGAAGCCCACAAGCAATGCATCGATTGTTGGTTTTGATTGTTGTTCATGGCATGGGGTGGAGTGTAGAAACGGTGATGCATATGGTCATGTGATCGGCCTTGACTTGAGCGAAAGCTTTCTTTGTGGGCATATCAACTCTAACACCACCATCTTCAACCTTGTTCATCTTCAAAGCCTCAACCTTGCCATGAACAACTTTCATGAATCTCAAATCCCATCCGAGATTGCTCGTCTAAAGCAATTAAGAAGCCTAAACCTCTCTTATTGTGGGTTTAGTGGCCAAATCCCAATTGAAATCTCACAAATGATGCACTTGTCATCTTTAGATTTGTCAAGGAATCCACTAGAACTTCACACTCCTAGCATGGAGAACCTAATGCAAAACTTAACACGACTTGAAGAGCTCGATCTCTCACTCGTTGACATTAGTTCTTCCATACCCCACTTTTTGGTCAACTTTTCTTCTTTGAGGTTACTTAGGCTATATAATTGTTCGCTTCGAAATGAATTCCCTATAGCCATATTCGAGTTGCCAAAGTTGAAAATTCTTAACGTGGCACTTAATCCCAACCTCATTGGTTATCTTCCTGAATTTCGCAACAACAACTTACTCGACTTACGACTTTCTAGATGTTCATTCTCAGGGCGTATTCCACGTTCGCTCTCTAACTTGACACAACTCACTTTCTTGACTCTTGGTGGCAATAAGTTCACAGGATTTATTCCTTCATTGGTAGGTCTTTCAGAACTTAATGCTTTAGAACTTAATGGTAATAACTTTGAGAAAGGACAATTACCCGATTGGcttggaaaactcactaagcttaatCAGTTGTATTTGTCTGATAACAACTTAAACGGTGAAATCCCATCTTTTCTTGCAAACTTAACTAAACTTAGTGTTCTTTCATTGGGATTGAATTCTCTTAATGGTCATATACCATCCTCGTTTTTCAACCTCACCCAATTAACAATGTTAGACCTTCAAGGTAATCACTTGCAAGGACCAATTTCAAGTTCATTTTCCAAGTTTAGAGGTCTTCGAGTGCTTCGTCTAAATTATAACAGTTTTATTGGTAGGGTAGACTTAGACATATTCTTAGGACTCAACAAACTCGAAGTTCTTATGTTAGGTGATAACAAGATATCATTAGTGCCTAGTGATAACTACACCATTAGCAccttaccacaaatgaaagacttACAATTATCTTCATGTAACTTAAAGATATTTCCTAGCTTTTTGCGCCACCAAAATAGAATGAGGACATTAATTTTAGATCGTAACAAAATTGAGGGTAGGGTGCCAATATGGATCTGGAATAACAGCCAAGAAACATTACAAATGATTGACCTTTCATTCAACTCCATCACTGGTTTTCATAAGCATCCTAATTTTCTCACTTGGGAATATTTGGAAGGATTTATCATCCGGAATAATCATGTCCAAGGACAAATACCAATTCCACCACAAACCATAGTTTTTTATGATGTTTCAAATAATAATATGAGTGGAGAAATACCATCATTGCTATGTGAAATGAAATCTCTTCGACAGTTAGATCTGTCTTCTAACAACATGAGTGGAACTCTTCCTTCATGTTTCGATAGCTTAAGCAATTCGTTGGTGGATTTGAATCTAAGAGGAAATAAGTTTCATGGGACAATGATGGATGCGTTTATGCATGGAAGCATGTTGGAAAGTATTGATTTGAGCGAAAATAGATTTATGGGTCAACTGCCAAGATCGTTGACAAATTGTACAAATTTAGAGGTTCTCTCTCTCGGAGATAACTCTTTTCATGGCGACTTTCCTTTTTGGTTGGGAACTCTTTCCAACTTACAAGTTCTAGTTTTACGTTCCAACAAGTTTTATGGTCCCATTCAAGGTTCGacaagtgtttcctcacaattcTCTAACTTACGAATCATTGACCTCTCGAACAATAACTTTAGTGGTGAATTGGACCAAAGCTACTTCCGAACTTGGAATGCCATGAAATCGGTATATGTTGGAGAATCATCGGCTCTAGGAATAGGGATGAACTTCGAAGCGGGGTATTCAAAATCATCATACTCGATGACATTAATACACAAAGGTGTCAGAACAAATTACGAAAAGATTTTAACCATATTCATGGCTATTGATCTCTCTTGTAACCATTTTGAAGGAGAAATTCCACTATCACTCCAAGACCTCCGAGGGCTTGAATCACTTAATCTTTCCAACAACCATTTTTCTGGAGGCGTCTTGCCATCGTTGGGGTACCTAAAGAATCTTGAATCTTTGGATCTTTCTCGAAACAAGCTACTTGGAGAAATTCCTCAACAGTTGGTGGAACTCGGCTTCCTTTCCATTTTCAACGTGTCATTCAACAATCTTGAGGGGCGCATACCCCATGGAAAACAGTTTGATACATTTGAGAACAACTCCTACATGGGGAACTCTCGATTGTGTGGACAACCATTATCCAAAGAATGTCAAGATTCAAAGGCGTCACAACTTCCACCAACAACAAGAGATACGTATGAGTCAGAGTTTGAGTCTCTCCTCCCAAACGAAAGAATTGATTGGATTATTGTATTTTGTGGAGTTGGAAGTGggcttgttgttggtgttgtgaTTGGGAATTTTCTGTATACAAGGTATAGTCATCGGTTCACAAAGAGGAAGGAAATATGGGTAAGACCACTTCGTAACACGAGGAGAAACCAAG GAGTGTCATAA
- the LOC111912017 gene encoding glycosyltransferase BC10 has product MTAKKRFAAVASRRQIPPFVSKFVISLLVLFCFVVFFGLFSQFKLQSSSVSTEFGFDEFRLEDYRMKIAFLFLVRDNLPLDFLWHNFFKNADPENFTIYIHSKPGFVFDESVTRSAFFYNRQLKNSVEVGWGKPTMIEAEKLLFKAALEDTNNQIFILLSDSCVPLYNFSYIYKYIMSSPRSFVDSFIDDATEKRYNPEMSPDIPEDKWRKGSQWITLVRRHAEVVAYDHVVFPIFNKHCKRRPLLDLSKGNESLKEQQQHNCIPDEHYVPTLLEMRGIEGELVRRTLTYSLWNQSTETMNTLAWHPVTFGYTSASQKNIQAIKDIDRVYFKSENRTEWCGGPCYLFARKFSRGAAMRVLTNGLVGPYDPKTLFLDPT; this is encoded by the exons ATGACGGCAAAGAAGAGATTTGCTGCCGTTGCTTCGAGACGCCAGATTCCGCCGTTTGTTTCCAAGTTTGTGATCTCATTGTTGGTACTGTTTTGCTTCGTCGTCTTTTTCGGACTCTTCTCGCAATTCAAGCTTCAGTCGTCGTCTGTATCTACTGAATTCGGTTTTGATGAGTTTCGCCTCGAAGATTATCGGATGAAGAttgctttccttttccttgttcgAGATAATCTTCCTCTTGATTTCCTATGGCACAACTTCTTTAAG AATGCAGATCCTGAAAATTTCACCATTTACATACACTCGAAGCCTGGTTTTGTGTTTGATGAATCGGTTACCAGATCAGCCTTCTTCTACAATCGACAGTTGAAAAACAGTGTTGAG GTGGGTTGGGGTAAACCAACAATGATTGAAGCAGAGAAGCTATTATTCAAAGCAGCCCTTGAAGATACTAATAATCAGATATTCATACTCCTCTCTGACAG TTGTGTCCCACTATATAATTTcagttatatatacaaatatataatgTCATCTCCAAGAAGCTTTGTGGACAG CTTTATTGATGATGCCACAGAAAAACGTTATAATCCAGAAATGTCCCCTGACATACCTGAAGACAAATGGCGTAAAGGATCCCAG TGGATTACATTGGTTAGAAGACACGCAGAGGTTGTTGCTTATGATCATGTTGTTTTCCCAATCTTTAACAAACACTGCAAG AGGCGACCACTTTTAGACTTGAGCAAAGGAAACGAGTCTCTT AAAGAGCAACAGCAACACAATTGCATCCCAGATGAACATTATGTTCCCACCTTACTTGAG ATGCGGGGGATTGAAGGTGAATTGGTGAGAAGAACATTAACGTATTCTTTATGGAACCAATCAACAGAAACAATGAATACATTAGCCTGGCACCCTGTAACATTTGGTTACACAAGTGCTAGCCAAAAAAATATCCAAGCTATCAag GATATTGACCGTGTTTATTTCAAGTCTGAGAACCGGACGGAATGGTGTGGTGGTCCTTGTTACTTATTTGCAAGGAAGTTTTCACGTGGGGCCGCCATGCGTGTTTTGACAAATGGGCTGGTGGGCCCGTATGACCCCAAAACATTGTTCCTGGACCCCACGTAG
- the LOC111912019 gene encoding uncharacterized protein LOC111912019 produces the protein MDEVITIADAAYRASKATETAATPSPSAQALSYSVPLLSAFLAFAIAQFLKVITTWYKERKWDPKKIVGSGGMPSSHSSTVVALAVSIGLHEGIESSTFAIAVVLAFIVMYDASGVRLHAGRQAEVLNQIVCEFPPEHPLSTSRPLRDSLGHTPLQVVAGAVLGVMVAFVMKTSD, from the exons ATGGACGAAGTGATCACCATAGCCGACGCGGCGTACCGCGCTAGCAAGGCGACGGAGACGGCAGCGACACCTTCACCTTCAGCTCAGGCCCTCTCCTACAGCGTGCCACTGTTGTCAGCCTTCCTTGCCTTTGCTATTGCCCAATTCCTCAAGGTCATCACCACCTG GTATAAAGAAAGAAAATGGGATCCTAAAAAGATTGTTGGCTCAGGTGGAATGCCATCATCTCATTCTTCAACTGTGGTGGCACTTGCAGTATCCATAGGTCTACATGAAGGAATTGAATCATCAACATTTGCCATTGCTGTTGTCTTGGCTTTTATt GTTATGTATGATGCATCTGGAGTCAGACTCCATGCTGGACGCCAAGCTGAA GTTTTAAACCAAATTGTTTGTGAATTTCCTCCTGAACACCCTTTATCCACATCCAGACCTCTTCGTGATTCTCTTGGACATACTCCATTACAG GTGGTTGCAGGGGCTGTGTTAGGAGTTATGGTGGCATTCGTGATGAAAACATCTGATTAA